In a genomic window of Enterobacter asburiae:
- the narL gene encoding two-component system response regulator NarL, with amino-acid sequence MTNQEPASILLIDDHPMLRTGVKQLVSMAPDITVVGEASNGEQGIELAESLDPDLILLDLNMPGMNGLETLDKLREKSLSGRVVVFSVSNHEEDVVTALKRGADGYLLKDMEPEDLLKALQQAAAGEMVLSEALTPVLAASLRANRATSDRDVSQLTPRERDILKLIAQGLPNKMIARRLDITESTVKVHVKHMLKKMKLKSRVEAAVWVHQERIF; translated from the coding sequence ATGACTAATCAGGAACCGGCATCCATCCTGTTGATCGACGACCATCCGATGCTGCGTACTGGCGTAAAACAGCTGGTCAGCATGGCACCCGATATTACCGTGGTTGGCGAAGCCAGCAACGGTGAACAGGGCATTGAGCTTGCCGAATCCCTCGATCCCGATCTGATCCTGCTCGATCTCAACATGCCCGGCATGAACGGTCTGGAAACGCTCGACAAGCTGCGCGAGAAATCCCTTTCCGGTCGCGTGGTGGTCTTTAGCGTCTCCAACCACGAAGAGGATGTGGTCACGGCGCTGAAGCGCGGCGCGGATGGCTATCTGCTGAAGGATATGGAGCCGGAAGACCTGCTGAAGGCGCTGCAGCAGGCGGCCGCAGGCGAGATGGTGCTGAGCGAGGCCCTGACGCCGGTGCTGGCCGCCAGCCTGCGGGCGAACCGCGCCACGTCTGACCGTGACGTCAGCCAGTTAACGCCGCGCGAACGCGATATTCTTAAACTGATCGCTCAGGGCCTGCCGAACAAAATGATCGCCCGCCGTCTGGATATCACCGAAAGCACGGTCAAAGTGCACGTGAAGCATATGCTGAAGAAAATGAAGCTAAAATCCCGCGTTGAAGCCGCGGTGTGGGTCCATCAGGAACGCATTTTTTAA
- a CDS encoding nitrate reductase subunit alpha has translation MSKFLDRFRYFKQKGETFADGHGQVLDTNRDWEDGYRQRWQHDKVVRSTHGVNCTGSCSWKIFVKNGLVTWEMQQTDYPRTRPDMPNHEPRGCPRGASYSWYLYSANRLKYPLMRKRLMKMWREAKVQHSDPVDAWASIIEDADKAKSFKQARGRGGFVRSSWKEVNELIAASNVYTVKTYGPDRVAGFSPIPAMSMVSYASGARYLSLIGGTCLSFYDWYCDLPPASPQTWGEQTDVPESADWYNSSYIIAWGSNVPQTRTPDAHFFTEVRYKGTKTVAVTPDYAEIAKLCDLWLAPKQGTDAAMAMAMGHVMLREFHLDKPSQYFTDYVRRYTDMPMLVMLEEREGYYAAGRTLRAADLVDSLGQENNPEWKTVAYNSNGELVVPNGSIGFRWGEKGKWNLEQRNGTTGEETELRLSMLGSQDEIAEVGFPYFGGEGSEHFNKVELKNVLMHKLPVKRLQLADGSTALVTTVYDLTMANYGLERGLNDENCATGYDDVKAYTPAWAEQITGVPRAQIVRIAREFAENADKTHGRSMIIVGAGLNHWYHLDMNYRGLINMLIFCGCVGQSGGGWAHYVGQEKLRPQTGWQPLAFALDWQRPARHMNSTSYFYNHSSQWRYETVTAQELLSPMADKSRYSGHLIDFNVRAERMGWLPSAPQLGTNPLRIAQEAKQAGMSPVDYTVKSLKDGSIRFAAEQPENGKNHPRNLFIWRSNLLGSSGKGHEYMLKYLLGTENGIQGKDLGKQGGVKPEEVEWKDNGLDGKLDLVVTLDFRLSSTCLYSDIVLPTATWYEKDDMNTSDMHPFIHPLSAAVDPAWESKSDWDIYKDIAKKFSEVCVGHLGKETDVVTLPIQHDSAAELAQPLDVKDWKKGECDLIPGVTAPHIIPVERDYPATYERFTSIGPLMEKIGNGGKGIAWNTQSEMDLLRKLNYTKADGPAKGQPMLNTAIDAAEMILTLAPETNGHVAVKAWAALSEFTGRDHTHLATNKEEEKIRFRDIQAQPRKIISSPTWSGLEDEHVSYNAGYTNVHELIPWRTLSGRQSLYQDHQWMRDFGESLLVYRPPIDTRSVKAVMGAKSNGNPEKALNFLTPHQKWGIHSTYSDNLLMLTLSRGGPIVWMSETDAKDLGIEDNDWIEVFNSNGALTARAVVSQRVPAGMTMMYHAQERIVNLPGSEITEQRGGIHNSVTRITPKPTHMIGGYAQLAYGFNYYGTVGSNRDEFVVVRKMKNINWLDGEGNDQVQESVK, from the coding sequence ATGAGCAAATTTTTGGACCGGTTTCGCTACTTCAAACAGAAGGGTGAAACGTTTGCCGATGGGCACGGCCAGGTTCTGGATACCAACCGGGACTGGGAAGACGGTTACCGCCAGCGCTGGCAGCATGACAAAGTCGTCCGTTCTACCCACGGCGTAAACTGCACTGGCTCATGTAGCTGGAAGATTTTCGTTAAAAACGGTCTGGTGACCTGGGAAATGCAGCAGACCGACTATCCGCGTACCCGCCCGGATATGCCAAACCACGAACCGCGCGGCTGCCCGCGTGGAGCCAGCTACTCCTGGTATCTCTACAGCGCTAACCGTCTGAAATACCCGCTGATGCGTAAGCGCCTGATGAAAATGTGGCGTGAAGCGAAAGTGCAGCACAGCGATCCGGTGGATGCCTGGGCGTCCATCATTGAGGACGCCGACAAAGCGAAAAGCTTCAAGCAGGCTCGCGGTCGCGGTGGCTTCGTTCGCTCTTCCTGGAAAGAGGTGAACGAGCTGATTGCCGCCTCCAACGTCTACACCGTCAAAACCTACGGTCCTGACCGCGTGGCGGGCTTCTCGCCAATCCCGGCGATGTCGATGGTCTCTTACGCCTCCGGGGCTCGCTATCTGTCACTTATCGGCGGTACCTGCCTGAGCTTCTACGACTGGTACTGTGACCTGCCGCCTGCGTCTCCGCAAACCTGGGGCGAGCAGACCGATGTGCCGGAATCCGCGGACTGGTACAACTCAAGCTACATCATTGCCTGGGGCTCTAACGTACCGCAGACCCGTACCCCGGACGCGCACTTCTTTACCGAAGTTCGTTACAAAGGGACCAAAACCGTTGCGGTCACCCCGGACTACGCCGAAATCGCCAAGCTGTGCGACCTGTGGCTGGCGCCGAAACAGGGTACCGACGCCGCGATGGCGATGGCGATGGGCCACGTCATGCTGCGTGAATTCCATCTCGACAAGCCAAGCCAGTACTTTACCGACTACGTGCGTCGCTACACCGACATGCCGATGCTGGTTATGCTGGAAGAGCGTGAGGGCTACTATGCCGCGGGCCGCACGCTGCGCGCTGCCGATCTGGTGGATTCGCTGGGTCAGGAAAACAACCCTGAGTGGAAAACCGTTGCGTACAACAGCAACGGCGAGCTGGTAGTGCCAAACGGCTCTATTGGCTTCCGCTGGGGAGAGAAGGGCAAGTGGAATCTTGAGCAACGCAACGGCACCACCGGCGAAGAGACGGAGCTGCGTCTGAGCATGCTGGGCAGCCAGGACGAGATTGCCGAGGTCGGCTTCCCGTACTTTGGCGGTGAAGGTTCCGAGCACTTTAACAAGGTCGAACTGAAAAACGTTCTGATGCACAAGCTGCCGGTTAAGCGCCTGCAGCTGGCCGACGGCTCTACTGCACTCGTCACCACCGTTTATGACCTGACCATGGCGAACTACGGCCTGGAGCGCGGTCTGAACGATGAAAACTGCGCAACCGGCTATGACGACGTGAAGGCGTACACCCCGGCCTGGGCGGAGCAGATCACCGGCGTACCGCGCGCGCAGATCGTTCGTATTGCCCGCGAGTTTGCGGAAAACGCCGACAAGACCCACGGTCGCTCTATGATCATCGTCGGCGCCGGTCTGAACCACTGGTATCACCTCGATATGAACTATCGCGGTCTGATCAACATGCTGATCTTCTGCGGCTGCGTTGGTCAGAGCGGCGGCGGCTGGGCGCACTACGTGGGCCAGGAAAAACTGCGCCCGCAGACCGGCTGGCAGCCGCTGGCGTTTGCCCTCGACTGGCAGCGTCCGGCACGCCACATGAACAGCACCTCCTACTTCTATAACCACTCCAGCCAGTGGCGCTACGAAACGGTCACCGCGCAGGAACTGCTGTCGCCGATGGCGGATAAATCCCGCTACAGCGGCCACCTGATTGACTTCAACGTGCGCGCTGAGCGTATGGGCTGGCTGCCTTCTGCGCCGCAGCTGGGCACTAACCCGCTGCGCATTGCACAAGAGGCGAAGCAGGCGGGGATGTCGCCGGTGGACTACACCGTGAAATCATTGAAGGATGGCTCAATCCGCTTCGCGGCAGAACAGCCTGAAAACGGTAAAAACCATCCGCGTAACCTGTTCATCTGGCGCTCCAACCTGCTGGGCTCGTCCGGTAAAGGCCACGAGTACATGCTGAAATACCTGCTCGGTACCGAAAACGGTATTCAGGGTAAAGATCTCGGCAAGCAGGGCGGCGTGAAGCCGGAAGAGGTGGAGTGGAAAGATAACGGTCTCGACGGCAAGCTGGATCTGGTGGTGACCCTCGACTTCCGTCTGTCCAGCACCTGCCTGTACTCCGACATTGTGCTGCCAACTGCGACCTGGTACGAAAAAGACGATATGAATACCTCGGATATGCATCCGTTTATTCATCCGCTGTCTGCCGCCGTTGACCCGGCTTGGGAATCGAAAAGCGACTGGGATATCTACAAAGACATCGCGAAGAAATTCTCCGAAGTCTGCGTGGGGCACCTGGGCAAAGAGACCGACGTGGTGACGCTGCCAATCCAGCACGACTCCGCCGCCGAGCTGGCGCAGCCGCTGGACGTGAAGGACTGGAAAAAAGGCGAGTGCGACCTGATCCCGGGCGTAACCGCGCCGCACATTATTCCGGTTGAACGCGACTACCCGGCAACCTACGAGCGCTTTACCTCTATCGGCCCGCTGATGGAGAAAATCGGCAACGGCGGGAAAGGGATCGCCTGGAACACCCAGAGCGAAATGGACCTGCTGCGCAAGCTCAATTACACCAAAGCGGACGGCCCGGCGAAAGGCCAGCCAATGCTGAACACGGCGATTGATGCGGCAGAGATGATCCTGACCCTGGCCCCGGAAACCAACGGCCACGTGGCGGTGAAAGCCTGGGCGGCACTGAGCGAGTTCACCGGCCGCGACCATACGCATCTGGCGACGAATAAAGAGGAAGAGAAAATCCGCTTCCGCGATATTCAGGCGCAGCCGCGCAAGATTATCTCCAGCCCGACCTGGTCAGGTCTGGAAGATGAGCATGTGTCCTATAACGCGGGCTACACCAACGTTCACGAGCTTATCCCGTGGCGCACCCTGTCCGGCCGTCAGTCGCTGTATCAGGATCACCAGTGGATGCGCGACTTCGGCGAAAGCCTGCTGGTGTATCGTCCGCCAATCGACACCCGCTCCGTGAAAGCGGTGATGGGCGCGAAATCCAACGGTAACCCGGAGAAAGCGCTGAACTTCCTGACGCCGCACCAGAAGTGGGGTATCCACTCCACCTACAGCGACAACCTGCTGATGCTGACCCTTTCTCGCGGCGGTCCGATTGTCTGGATGAGCGAAACGGACGCCAAAGATCTGGGTATCGAAGATAACGACTGGATCGAAGTGTTCAACAGCAACGGCGCCCTGACGGCGCGAGCGGTGGTGAGCCAGCGCGTACCGGCCGGGATGACCATGATGTACCACGCGCAGGAGCGTATCGTTAACCTGCCGGGGTCCGAGATCACCGAGCAGCGCGGCGGTATTCACAACTCCGTGACGCGTATTACGCCGAAGCCGACCCACATGATCGG
- the narX gene encoding nitrate/nitrite two-component system sensor histidine kinase NarX, with the protein MLKRCLSPLTLVNQLALIVLLSTALGVTGMAISGWLVQGVQGNAHAINEAGSLRMQSYRLLASVPLTQGDRPLIDEMERTAFSPELENAAIRAGQQSQLKALQGYWHTQLEPGLKQARSAETVAQDVAGFVSRIDALVSSFDQTTELRIDRVVMVHRAMALFMGLLLIFTIIWLRARLLNPWKQLLAMARAVTNRDFTQRTHISGRNEMAMLGQALNTMSAELSESYAVLEQRVQEKTAGLEQKNEILSFLWQANRRLHMQVPLCERLSPVLNGLQNLTLLHDLELRVYDVEDEDNHQEFTCQSDMSCDDKGCHLCPRGLPLQTTGGTTLKWRLTDSHTQYGILLATLPAGRHLSHDQQQLVDTLVEQLTATLALDRHQEKQQQLIVMEERATIARELHDSIAQSLSCMKMQVSCLQMQDAEMPESNKQLLSQIRNELNTSWVQLRELLTTFRLQLTEPGLRPALESSCQEFSARLGFPVKLDYQLPPRFVPSHQAIHLLQIAREALSNVLKHAEATAVTVTVSQHANQVRLTVYDNGRGVPENAERTNHYGLIIMRDRAQSLRGDCQVRRRETGGTEVVVTFIPEKPLTTAQGETHD; encoded by the coding sequence ATGTTAAAAAGATGTTTATCACCGCTGACTCTCGTGAATCAGCTAGCCCTGATTGTTTTGCTGTCTACCGCCCTTGGCGTGACCGGCATGGCGATTTCCGGCTGGCTGGTACAGGGAGTACAGGGTAATGCACATGCCATCAACGAGGCAGGCTCGCTACGCATGCAGAGTTATCGTCTGCTGGCGTCGGTTCCTCTGACGCAGGGCGATCGGCCCTTGATTGATGAAATGGAGCGCACGGCCTTCAGCCCTGAACTGGAAAACGCTGCCATCCGCGCCGGCCAGCAATCCCAGCTTAAAGCCCTGCAGGGCTACTGGCACACCCAGCTGGAACCCGGCCTGAAACAGGCGCGCAGCGCCGAAACCGTTGCTCAGGACGTAGCGGGTTTCGTATCCCGCATTGACGCGCTGGTCTCCTCTTTCGACCAAACCACCGAATTACGCATCGACCGGGTGGTGATGGTACACCGTGCCATGGCGCTGTTTATGGGCCTGCTGCTGATCTTCACCATTATCTGGCTCCGGGCGCGGCTGCTGAATCCGTGGAAACAGCTGCTGGCGATGGCGCGCGCCGTGACGAACAGAGATTTTACCCAGCGTACGCACATCAGCGGTCGCAACGAGATGGCCATGCTCGGCCAGGCACTGAACACCATGTCGGCGGAGCTCTCTGAAAGCTATGCGGTGCTGGAGCAGCGCGTGCAGGAAAAAACGGCCGGGCTGGAGCAGAAAAACGAAATCCTCTCCTTCCTTTGGCAGGCCAACCGTCGGCTGCACATGCAGGTGCCGTTATGTGAACGCCTTTCGCCGGTGCTGAACGGCTTGCAAAATCTGACCCTGCTGCATGATCTGGAGCTGCGGGTTTACGATGTGGAAGATGAAGATAATCATCAGGAGTTTACCTGTCAGTCCGACATGTCCTGCGATGATAAAGGCTGTCACCTGTGCCCGCGCGGCCTGCCGCTGCAGACTACTGGCGGCACTACCCTGAAGTGGCGGCTGACGGACAGCCATACCCAGTACGGTATTCTGCTGGCAACGCTGCCAGCCGGGCGTCATCTGAGCCACGACCAGCAGCAGCTGGTTGATACGTTGGTTGAACAGCTAACGGCCACGCTGGCGCTAGACCGACATCAGGAAAAGCAGCAGCAGCTGATCGTCATGGAAGAGCGCGCGACCATTGCCCGCGAGCTCCACGATTCTATCGCCCAGTCGCTCTCCTGTATGAAAATGCAGGTGAGCTGCCTGCAGATGCAGGACGCGGAGATGCCGGAAAGCAATAAACAGCTGCTGAGCCAGATCCGCAACGAGCTGAACACCTCCTGGGTACAGCTGCGCGAGCTGCTGACCACCTTCCGCCTGCAGCTGACCGAGCCGGGCCTGCGCCCGGCGCTGGAATCCAGTTGTCAGGAATTTAGCGCCCGGCTGGGCTTCCCGGTGAAGCTGGATTACCAGCTCCCCCCGCGGTTTGTACCTTCCCATCAGGCGATTCATCTGCTGCAGATCGCCCGCGAAGCGCTGAGCAACGTGCTTAAACACGCTGAAGCGACGGCGGTTACGGTCACCGTCAGCCAGCACGCTAACCAGGTCAGGTTGACGGTTTACGACAACGGCCGCGGCGTGCCGGAAAACGCCGAACGCACTAACCACTACGGTTTAATCATTATGCGAGACCGCGCCCAAAGCCTGCGCGGTGATTGCCAGGTTCGCCGGAGAGAGACGGGGGGCACGGAAGTCGTGGTCACCTTCATTCCCGAAAAACCGCTTACAACTGCTCAAGGAGAAACCCATGACTAA
- a CDS encoding NarK family nitrate/nitrite MFS transporter: MSHSSAPERENGAVITDWRPEDPAFWQQRGHRVASRNLWISVPCLLLAFCVWMLFSAVAVNLPKVGFTFTTDQLFMLTALPSLSGALLRVPYAFMVPVFGGRRWTAFSTGIMIVPCVWLGFAVQDTSTPFSVFVIISLLCGFAGANFASSMANISFFFPKAKQGGALGINGGLGNMGVSVMQLIAPLAISVSIFAAFGGGGVEQADGSSLYLQNAAWIWVPFLVVFTLAAWFFMNDLSASKASLSEQLPVLKRGHLWVMALLYLATFGSFIGFSAGFAMLSKTQFPDVQILQFAFFGPFIGALARSLGGMISDRLGGTRVTLVNFIVMAVFCALLFLTLPADGQGGSFIAFFAVFMVLFLTAGLGSASTFQMISVIFRKLTMDRVKAQGGSEEQAMREAATDTAAALGFISAIGAIGGFFIPKAFGISLDLTGSPAGAMKVFLVFYIACVVITWLVYGRNTKKNK, encoded by the coding sequence ATGAGTCACTCATCCGCTCCCGAAAGGGAAAATGGTGCCGTTATTACAGACTGGCGTCCAGAGGATCCGGCGTTCTGGCAACAGCGCGGCCATCGTGTAGCAAGCCGGAATCTGTGGATTTCCGTTCCGTGTCTGCTTTTAGCGTTTTGCGTATGGATGTTGTTTAGCGCGGTCGCGGTAAACCTGCCGAAAGTTGGGTTTACGTTTACGACCGATCAGCTGTTTATGTTGACCGCATTGCCGTCGCTGTCTGGCGCGCTGCTGCGTGTTCCATACGCGTTTATGGTGCCGGTCTTCGGCGGCCGCCGCTGGACGGCGTTCAGTACGGGCATCATGATCGTCCCTTGCGTGTGGCTTGGCTTCGCGGTGCAGGATACCTCCACCCCGTTCAGCGTGTTCGTGATTATCTCCCTGCTGTGCGGTTTTGCGGGGGCTAACTTTGCCTCCAGCATGGCGAACATCAGCTTCTTCTTCCCGAAAGCGAAGCAGGGCGGCGCGCTGGGCATTAACGGCGGTCTGGGCAACATGGGCGTGAGCGTGATGCAGCTGATTGCGCCGCTGGCGATCTCTGTGTCTATTTTTGCCGCCTTCGGCGGCGGTGGCGTGGAGCAGGCGGACGGTTCTTCCCTCTACCTGCAGAACGCGGCCTGGATTTGGGTCCCGTTCCTGGTGGTCTTCACCCTGGCAGCCTGGTTCTTTATGAACGATCTGAGCGCGTCAAAGGCCTCTTTGAGCGAGCAGCTGCCGGTGCTGAAGCGTGGACACCTCTGGGTGATGGCGCTGCTGTATCTGGCTACCTTCGGTTCGTTTATCGGCTTCTCAGCGGGCTTTGCGATGCTGTCGAAAACCCAGTTCCCGGACGTGCAGATCCTGCAGTTCGCTTTCTTCGGCCCGTTCATTGGCGCACTGGCGCGCTCGCTGGGCGGTATGATCTCTGACCGTCTGGGCGGTACCCGCGTGACGCTGGTGAACTTTATTGTGATGGCGGTCTTCTGTGCGCTGCTGTTCCTGACGCTGCCTGCTGACGGGCAGGGCGGTAGCTTCATCGCCTTCTTCGCCGTGTTTATGGTGCTGTTCCTGACCGCCGGACTGGGGAGTGCTTCCACCTTCCAGATGATCTCCGTGATCTTCCGCAAGTTGACGATGGATCGCGTGAAAGCGCAGGGTGGAAGCGAAGAGCAGGCCATGCGTGAAGCGGCGACAGATACGGCTGCGGCGCTGGGCTTTATCTCTGCGATTGGCGCCATTGGCGGCTTCTTTATCCCGAAAGCGTTCGGTATCTCGCTGGACCTGACCGGCTCTCCGGCAGGCGCCATGAAAGTCTTCCTCGTCTTCTATATCGCCTGCGTTGTGATTACGTGGCTGGTATATGGCCGTAATACCAAGAAAAATAAGTAA
- a CDS encoding YchO/YchP family invasin → MTVSPPFRTLVLLSLVTAGAVHGAPNSFIQQAQNPFDNNGDSLPDLGMAAPTGEGEKHLAEMAKAFGEASMTDNGLTTGEQARQFAFGQVRDAVSGEVNQQIESWLSPWGNASVNLLVDNEGKFNGSSGSWFIPWNDNNRYLSWSQLGLTQQTDGLVSNAGIGQRWVAGKWLLGYNTFYDNLLDENLQRAGLGAEVWGENLRLSANYYQPFASWRDSSDVQEQRMARGYDVTAKAWLPWFHHLNTSVSVEQYFGDNVDLFNSGTGYHNPVAVNLGLNYTPVPLVTLTAAHKQGESGENQNNLGLKLNYRFGVPLVKQLSSGEVAATRSLRGSRYDSPERNSLPVMEFRQRKTLSVWLATPPWDLKGGETVMLKLQVRSTHGIRQIHWQGDTQALSLTSPGKSNSTDGWSVIMPAWNDGEGATNRWHLSAVVEDEKGQRVSSNEITLVVVQPLAALPDDDPRWKLLPDE, encoded by the coding sequence ATGACTGTTTCTCCCCCTTTCCGAACGCTTGTTTTACTCTCCCTTGTTACTGCCGGAGCCGTTCATGGTGCTCCGAATTCCTTTATCCAGCAGGCACAAAATCCGTTTGATAATAACGGGGACAGTCTGCCCGATCTCGGCATGGCGGCCCCAACCGGGGAAGGGGAAAAGCATCTCGCCGAAATGGCGAAAGCCTTTGGTGAAGCCAGTATGACCGACAACGGCCTGACAACGGGCGAGCAGGCGCGGCAGTTTGCTTTTGGTCAGGTGCGCGACGCGGTGAGCGGCGAGGTGAACCAGCAGATTGAATCCTGGCTGTCACCGTGGGGGAATGCCAGCGTCAATTTGCTCGTGGATAATGAGGGCAAATTCAACGGCAGTAGCGGGAGCTGGTTTATCCCCTGGAACGATAACAACCGTTATCTGAGCTGGAGCCAGCTCGGCCTGACGCAGCAGACGGATGGCCTGGTCAGTAACGCCGGAATCGGCCAGCGCTGGGTGGCCGGGAAATGGCTGCTGGGCTACAACACCTTTTACGACAACCTGCTGGATGAGAACCTGCAGCGTGCCGGGCTGGGTGCGGAGGTGTGGGGAGAAAATCTGCGGCTGTCGGCTAACTACTATCAGCCTTTTGCCAGCTGGCGCGACAGCTCTGACGTCCAGGAGCAGCGCATGGCGCGGGGATATGACGTTACCGCCAAAGCCTGGCTACCGTGGTTTCATCACCTGAACACCAGCGTCAGCGTCGAGCAGTATTTTGGCGACAACGTCGACCTCTTCAACAGCGGAACTGGCTATCACAACCCGGTAGCGGTCAATCTCGGGCTTAACTATACCCCCGTACCGCTGGTGACACTGACCGCCGCGCATAAGCAGGGCGAAAGCGGAGAGAACCAGAATAACCTCGGGCTGAAGCTCAACTATCGCTTCGGCGTGCCGCTGGTGAAGCAACTCTCGTCCGGGGAAGTCGCCGCCACGCGATCCCTGCGCGGAAGCCGCTATGACTCGCCGGAGCGTAACAGCCTGCCGGTGATGGAGTTCCGCCAGCGAAAAACGCTCTCCGTCTGGCTGGCAACCCCGCCGTGGGACCTGAAGGGGGGCGAAACCGTTATGCTGAAGCTACAGGTGCGCAGCACCCACGGCATCCGCCAGATCCACTGGCAGGGTGATACCCAGGCCTTAAGCCTGACGTCCCCGGGGAAAAGTAACAGCACCGACGGCTGGAGCGTGATTATGCCGGCCTGGAATGACGGCGAGGGGGCGACAAACCGCTGGCATCTTTCGGCGGTGGTGGAAGATGAGAAGGGCCAGCGCGTCTCGTCCAATGAGATCACGCTTGTTGTGGTGCAGCCGCTGGCCGCATTACCTGACGACGACCCGCGCTGGAAGCTGCTGCCGGATGAGTAA